In the Festucalex cinctus isolate MCC-2025b chromosome 10, RoL_Fcin_1.0, whole genome shotgun sequence genome, one interval contains:
- the LOC144026614 gene encoding antiviral innate immune response effector IFIT1-like, with protein MWNLNTQRSKLFLLRDKLEDIGTVEGYNWLGHIYNLQGYVHYQLGSTKDALCFFSRAAEALRQIRNTVSEEGPWLVVNYGNLAWLHYQMGEQTKSQTYLSKVDFLLNEYPSSCEEELHPEISAEKAWALMKFGKDNTLLAVQYFQRAIRMQPDMTEWHSSHVLALVSTFKLYKTQLDANTFEKLKIAKKHDPDNLYLAAIYLAACAARGRRIEGEACQLAKKILKKPVSSYNGIKPLLKLYRVYLSLDEALDLAEEALERHPGERYLKRCAAICYKKKILLHRHSPPEQMVVDRAISLYREVIDLYHQSSLKRKITLANIYVKSTHNQAKADKIFEELLDQSEQEPGDRQMLYNYYAKYLHLTQRQSYKSIEYYMRAAAIQYPSVYRGNSIQILEKIRERKRNRMCREIEEFLDDLQD; from the coding sequence ATGTGGAACCTGAACACCCAAAGATCCAAACTTTTCCTTCTCAGGGATAAGCTGGAAGACATTGGTACCGTGGAGGGATACAACTGGCTAGGACATATTTACAACTTGCAGGGTTACGTACACTACCAGCTCGGGAGTACAAAAGATGCCCTGTGTTTCTTCAGCAGGGCTGCAGAGGCATTGCGTCAGATACGAAACACTGTCTCAGAGGAGGGCCCTTGGCTGGTGGTGAACTACGGGAACTTGGCTTGGCTGCATTACCAAATGGGAGAACAGACAAAAAGTCAGACTTACCTATCCAAGGTTGATTTTCTTCTGAATGAATATCCTTCATCATGTGAAGAGGAACTCCACCCAGAGATCAGCGCTGAAAAGGCCTGGGCTCTGATGAAATTTGGAAAAGACAATACTCTTCTGGCAGTGCAATATTTTCAGAGAGCCATCAGGATGCAGCCAGATATGACTGAATGGCACTCCAGTCATGTCTTAGCACTAGTGAGTACTTTTAAGCTTTATAAAACCCAACTAGATGCAAACACTTTTGAGAAACTGAAAATAGCTAAGAAACACGACCCGGATAACCTATAccttgcagcaatttacctagcAGCTTGTGCTGCTAGAGGAAGAAGAATTGAAGGTGAAGCATGCCAGTTGGCGAAGAAGATTTTGAAAAAGCCTGTCAGCAGCTACAATGGTATTAAACCATTACTTAAATTGTACAGAGTGTATTTATCACTGGATGAAGCTCTTGATTTGGCAGAAGAAGCTCTTGAAAGACACCCAGGAGAACGTTATCTGAAGAGGTGCGCTGCAATCTGCTACAAAAAGAAAATTCTTTTACACAGGCACAGTCCACCGGAACAAATGGTGGTTGACAGGGCAATCAGCCTCTACAGAGAAGTGATTGATCTCTACCATCAATCTTCACTAAAGAGAAAAATAACTCTTGCAAATATATATGTAAAGTCGACTCACAACCAAGCTAAAGCTGATAAGATATTTGAGGAACTACTAGATCAGAGTGAACAGGAACCTGGAGACAGACAGATGCTCTATAACTATTATGCAAAATATTTACACCTCACTCAAAGGCAGAGCTACAAGTCGATAGAATATTACATGAGAGCAGCAGCAATACAGTATCCATCTGTCTATCGTGGAAACAGCATCCAAATTCTGGAAAAAATTAGGGAAAGGAAAAGAAACAGAATGTGTAGAGAAATAGAGGAGTTTTTAGACGACTTACAAGACTGA